The stretch of DNA TTCAGCACCAGCAGCCGCAGCTGCTCGACGGTGACCCGCGCGTCCGCGATCCAGTTGTGGACCACGCCCTGCTGGGCCAGTGCCTTACCGAAGGCGGTGCGGGAGACGGCTCGCCGGCACATCAGCTCGATCGCCCGCTCGGCCATGCCGATCAGCCGCATGCAGTGGTGGATGCGCCCCGGTCCGAGCCGGGCCTGGGCGATGGCGAAGCCGCTTCCCTCGTCGCCGATCAGGTGGGAGGCGGGCACGCGCGCGTGGTCGAACACCACCTCGGCGTGGCCGCCGTGGGAGTGGTCCTCGTACCCGAAGACCCGCATCGCGCGCCGGACGGTGACGCCGGGCGTGTCGCGCGGCACGAGCACCATGGACTGCTGGCGGCGGATGTCCGGGCCGTCCGGGTCGGTCTTGCCCATCACGATGAAGATCTTGCAGTCCGGGTTCATCGCGCCGGAGATGTACCACTTGTGCCCGGTGATGACGTACTCGTCCGAACCGTCGGAGGCGCGCTCGATGCGCGTGGTGACGTTGGTGGCGTCCGAGGAGGCCACCTCCGGCTCGGTCATCGCGAACGCCGAACGGATCTCGCCCGCGAGCAACGGCTGGAGCCACTGCTTCTTCTGCCACTCGTCGCCGAACTGCGCGAGCACCTCCATGTTGCCCGTGTCGGGCGCCGCGCAGTTCAGCGCGGTGGGTGCCAGGTGCGGGGAGCGGCCGGTGACCTCGGCGAGCGGGGCGTACTGGAGGTTGGTCAGCCCGGCGCCGTACTCGGCGTCCGGCAGGAAGAGGTTCCACAGGCCCTGCCTGCGCGCCTCCGCCTTCAGCTCCTCCACCACCGCCGGGGTGTCCCACGGGGAGGACAGCGCGGCCCGCTGCTCCTCGGCCACCGCTTCGGCCGGGTACACGTACTCGTCCATGAAGGCCAGGAGCTTGGCACGCAGCTCCTCGGTGCGCGCGTCGAACGCGAAGTCCATGTCCGGTCAGCCTTTCTGAAGAGTCGTCAGTCCGTGGTCGAGGAAGACGGGGACGAGGTCGCCGATGCGGTCGAAGCCCCGCCCGACCGTCTGGCCGAGCGTGTACCGGTAGTGGATGCCCTCCAGGATCACGGCGAGCTTGAACCAGGCGAACGCCGTGTACCAGGACACGGCCGAAACGTCCCGCCCCGAGCGCGCGGCGTACCGCTCGACCAGCTCCGACGCGGACGGGTGCCCCGGCGCCTCGGCGGTGGTGGACACCGGCGAGTCGGGCATGCCCAGCGGCGTGCTGTACATCACCAGCAGGCCCAGGTCGGTCAGCGGGTCGCCGAGCGTGGACATCTCCCAGTCGAGGACCGCCGTGATCCGGTCGTCCGGTCCGAGCAGCACGTTGTCGAGGCGGTAGTCGCCGTGCACGACGGCCGGGGCTGGGGAGACGGGCAGCGCGCGCCCGAGCGCCGCGTGCAGCTCGTCGACGCCGGCCAGTTCGCGGTTGCGGGAGGCCGCCAGCTGCTTGCCCCAGCGTCGCAGCTGCCGCTCCAGGAAGCCCTCGGGGCGGCCGAAGCCCTCGAGGCCCACTTCGGCCGGATCCACGGCGTGCAGCTCGACGAGGGTGTCCACCAGCGACAGCACCGCGTTCCGAGTGCGCTCCTCGCCCAGCGGGGCGAGCTGGTCCGCGGTGCGGTACGGGGTGCCCTCGACGAACTCCATCACGTAGAACGGCGCGCCGAGCACGTCCTCGTCCTCGCACAGCAGCACCGGGCGCGGCACCGGCACCTCCGTCGGGTGCAGGGCGCTGATCACCCGGTGCTCGCGACCCATGTCGTGCGCGGTGGCCAGGACATGGCCCAGCGGGGGGCGCCGCACGACCCACCGCGAGGCGCCGTCCGAGACCGTGTACGTGAGGTTCGACCGTCCGCCCTCGATCAGCCGGCCGGTCAGAGGGCCCCGCACCAGACCTGGCCGCTCCCGGTCGAGCAGTCCGCGCAGCCGGTCGAGATCGAGTCCGGGCGGGTGGTCGGGGCTCATCATTGCTCCTGGGAGACGAGACGACAGCACGTGACCGACCATCATGCCGACTGGTCGGTATGTCGTCCAGTGCCTGTATGCCAAAGTGACCCGTGTCTCGGTCGTCGGTCCAAGGAGGACTCCGGAAGACCAGGCGGCGTTACGTGGTCGTAGCCGTGGTCGCCCGCCGCTCCGCCTCGCCGGACCTCAGCCGCCCCGGAGTGGACGAGGCCGGGCCTCGTCCGCCTCGGTGGCCGAGGCGATCAACTGGTCGACCAGGGCGATCAGAACGTCCCGGCACGACTCGCGGTCACGCGCGTCGCACAGCAGTACCTGGGCGTGTGCGGGCAGCGCCAGGGACTCCCGGATCTCGTCCGGCGGGTAGGGGTGCCGCCCATGGAAGCCGTTGACACCGACGACGAAGGGGATGCCCCGGTTCTCGAAGAAGTCGATGGCGGCGAAGCTGGTCTCCGGCCGGCGGACGTCGATCAGGACGACGGCGCCGAGCGCGCCCACGGCCAGGTCGTTCCACATGAACCAGAACCGCTGCTGACCGGGTGTACCGAAGAGGTACAGCACGAGATCCGAGCTGACCGTGATCCGGCCGAAGTCCAGGGCCACGGTGGTGGCTTGCTTGTGCT from Streptomyces sp. 6-11-2 encodes:
- a CDS encoding phosphotransferase family protein, producing MSPDHPPGLDLDRLRGLLDRERPGLVRGPLTGRLIEGGRSNLTYTVSDGASRWVVRRPPLGHVLATAHDMGREHRVISALHPTEVPVPRPVLLCEDEDVLGAPFYVMEFVEGTPYRTADQLAPLGEERTRNAVLSLVDTLVELHAVDPAEVGLEGFGRPEGFLERQLRRWGKQLAASRNRELAGVDELHAALGRALPVSPAPAVVHGDYRLDNVLLGPDDRITAVLDWEMSTLGDPLTDLGLLVMYSTPLGMPDSPVSTTAEAPGHPSASELVERYAARSGRDVSAVSWYTAFAWFKLAVILEGIHYRYTLGQTVGRGFDRIGDLVPVFLDHGLTTLQKG
- a CDS encoding ATP/GTP-binding protein — encoded protein: MAGSDTTARSSSAPDTAKILIAGGFGVGKTTMVGSVSEIAPLRTEEPLTAAGLDVDDLHGIEHKQATTVALDFGRITVSSDLVLYLFGTPGQQRFWFMWNDLAVGALGAVVLIDVRRPETSFAAIDFFENRGIPFVVGVNGFHGRHPYPPDEIRESLALPAHAQVLLCDARDRESCRDVLIALVDQLIASATEADEARPRPLRGG
- a CDS encoding acyl-CoA dehydrogenase family protein, encoding MDFAFDARTEELRAKLLAFMDEYVYPAEAVAEEQRAALSSPWDTPAVVEELKAEARRQGLWNLFLPDAEYGAGLTNLQYAPLAEVTGRSPHLAPTALNCAAPDTGNMEVLAQFGDEWQKKQWLQPLLAGEIRSAFAMTEPEVASSDATNVTTRIERASDGSDEYVITGHKWYISGAMNPDCKIFIVMGKTDPDGPDIRRQQSMVLVPRDTPGVTVRRAMRVFGYEDHSHGGHAEVVFDHARVPASHLIGDEGSGFAIAQARLGPGRIHHCMRLIGMAERAIELMCRRAVSRTAFGKALAQQGVVHNWIADARVTVEQLRLLVLKTAWLMDTVGNKGAHTEIQAIKIATPRAVVGILDRAIQLHGAGGFSQDLPLAELYAGARTLMIADGPDEVHQRSLARRELKKYL